TCCTTCATCAAGATGCTGCAGCATCCAGTCCTCAGCTCTGTCATGTACCAGTCTGCCTTCTGCACCATCTCCAACAAATGCTTCTAACTTTTCCCAAAGCAAGTTAAGCATTCAAGAGTGTAAAATTTGCATTGGCTTCttggtcatttatttttacattcacaGAGTCGAGTGTCCTCTAGGTTCAGGAGATCATTAGAATTATTTCTAACTGGACCAACCAAGTCAACAGGCAACTGCATTTACCCAGGAAGTGTTGTTAGAATAACCAGCAAGATGCCTCCATGTAAAAAGAGTGATGCTTTTAGTGACATGTTGACGCATGATATCTCCTGTCTTCTTCTTTCAGGCTTGGTTGAAGAGGGAAGTCTCTATGTCTTTAAGGAGGAACGGTTGATTGAATTTGATGGGGAACTGGCCACAGACGTCTTGGTGGAATTCCTCTTGGATGTAAGCACAGATAAGCTCAGATAAAGCCTCTCAGAGAAGACCTTACAAGCACTCACTTTGCAAAAAGGCACAAGTTATCTCTATTTGAGACCCCATCCCTGTTTGCTGCACACCAGCATGCAAATGATGTTTGCCAACTTCCCAAATACTCGACTAACCATGAGTTCCCAGAAAAGGTGGGACCTTAATATGCCACCAACCACTTATAtcttaaatataattttctctcctgtttatgGAGTATATGGTTGCTCAACCAGGGAGGAAGCAACAATCCCACATAAATCCCAACTAAAGCAGGGATTTTCTGGCAGCCTGATAGTGATGGAGCCCCCATTTATGACATTAAACCCCAGCACCACAACAGCAGGAAGAAGATGTGCACAGCAGAGCATTTCTGGTAATGGGTGCAACATAAAAAAACCTCATAAGGGTCCATCTGTTGTGCTTTGTGGCGCACCACTGATAAATCAagttctgcaaagaaagaaggagagtAAGGATTTCTATTGGTATGTTTTCCACTCAAGGGAAAACACCTagaaaagcagggaaataaaaacaaacacatcagtgGTAcctaggcagcctgatctcaaagaaaaacaaatccagtGTTCCTCTACTCCTCTATGGGCTATGCAATAACATgcctgcatttgttttcctagtGAAGCCACACACCATTTACACCAGTATTGCTTggcacaacaaaacaaaacaaagaaataaatcagaccAAATCCTTCCACAAGCTGTGTCTGGTTAAGAAACAATGACTGGATTAAAACCAGAATAAAGTAGCAGATTGGTCTTCCAGCTTCTTCATCAGAATTGTAATGTGTCTGGAGACAAAGAACAGATTTAGCACACTTTGCATATATGGATCAGCCAGGAAATTTCACTTCTAGTCTTCCCACTACTCCAAAACATTGTTTGGTCACACTCTAGCgtgttcttttaaatattattccAAAAAGCAAGTTCTTCATAATGATCTCTTCCAGCAAGCTACACTTAAAAACAAGCATGTCCCTCATTCACAGAACACAGTCCTCATATTGCAGCCCTTCCAGCCATTCTACCATCTTCACAGCCTCTCCAAACCTAGTTGCAATGATTACACTTTATCTCCTACTGCAGCATCTATTTGGGTCACCCCCACCTTTCTCAGCCTCCCTCTGAATGCTTCAGCCTGTGCAGTGAAACTATTAAGTGCTCCTTCTGAAGGTGACCTATGTCTCTCTGTTAGTTCTTCACTAAGAGGCAGAGAGCACCAAACAAGGTGCAGCAGAGAAACTGGGTGACCTCTTTCTCCCCACTTAAGCAGCTAGTGACACAGTCTGGCAGTCAGGTTGGTTGCTGCAAATTGTTGTGTTATCAAATGCATTTGTCGTGGCAGCTGCTAGAAGACCCCGTGGAGGTCATAAACAGCAAGCTGGAGCTTCAGGCCTTTGACCAAATTGACGACGAAATCAAACTTATCGGCTACTTCAAAGGAGAAGACTCTGAACGTAAGATGAATATGTTCCTTGTGGGGCTTGGAGCCTTGGTGGGGGTGTTGGGGGGTTCTATGTTCCTGCTCATTAACATTAAGGAAACAAACGTTTGCAGTGCAGTAATCACTGGAAGATGAGGTAGGGTTGAAAGTGAACTTCTGCTGTTACTGTGCATAAGCCCATTCCTACTACAACAGCAGTCATCCTTGGACTTGTATCACAGGGCTGCTGATTTTAGCCCCTGCTTAATGTAGCATTTTGGGATCTGTAGTGGGGCTGCCCAAAGTGTGTTCTGTATGCTCCACATGAAATGGTTCTTGTTTGTCAATCCTGAAGGTGTATAAGAAACATAATACTGTcatctgctgtattttctaaTAATTTATATTTGCTCATCCCTGGTGCCCTTCTGTACTGATCAGAATGAGACCAGCTGTCTATGAAATCTTTCCTTCATTCCCCTTTTCTCCTTACAGATTATAAGGCATTTGAAGAGGCTGCTGAACACTTCCAGCCATATGTCAAATTCTTTGCCACATTCGACAAAGGGGTAAGCATTCATACACCTCACATACTCCTTTCTGCACAGCTTAAAGCCTTTTCACTGGAAAGGTGGAGGCTTTGAAGAAAGAAGTTGGGAGCAGGCCTTTCCTAAAATTCTGAGTGTGAGGGTTAGAGTGGCCCTGAGCATCCAGGTGACCCTTTTTGAGCAGGAGAGTTGAACCAGATGACTTCCAGAGGCCCCTTCTAGCCTCAACCGTGCTGTAAGTTTGTGAACTACGCAACTCAACCAGTCAACAGTGATTCCACATTCCTTCATCTCTGCATCTGCCCCTGGCCCTCCTAGACTGTACCACTTGCACATCCACTGTGGTCACGTCACTACAAAGATAGATCAAGGCTGATATGCCTTAGTATACCTTGCTGGTATAAGTGAGGATTGGGAGTCTTTTGCTCTGTTGTAGCTCATCTTCTCCTTTGCTATTTGAGGCTGTCAAGTCTCTAATGAACAAGATAGGTGCACTCTGGCTTCAGGTTCCTCATGTGCAACACCTAGACAGAATTGAATTGCTCTGTGGAATAAACGAGAGCTGCTCAAATAGGGGTCATTAAGACATACGAATCAGCAGAGGCATACTGTGCAAGACACCATGTTTATCACAAAGCCTTGCTCTGTCTATAATTTCCAGATCCACCACTTATACAGCATTTTCCAGAAGCTCAGGTTGTTCTTAGATTTAGTATCTGGCTCTAGCTTCTCATTTTGAGAGTTCCCGTAACTTGTAGTATTTGTGTCCGCTTTTGCATTGGCCCTGTTCTGAGATAAAAGGCCATTTCTGCAGTGTGGAGTCAGATTTGGATCTGGTTTTGGGAACCAGCTCCATTAGGCTTGCAGAACAAGGACTCTAGCCTCGCTCTGCCATTGTGCTTGATGGTGGCAGTGTAGAAAGcatcagtgcttttctttgtttgcaaggaaatattcatttatattttgctGACCATGCTAAAAGTTCACTTTGAGGGAGAGAAAATTGCTTGGCCTCAACACTTGTACCAGCAGAGGCTCTGGGTGCCCAGGAGGCACCTCAGGCTCACTCACCTGTGACCATTTGAACTGCCACAGGTTGCCAAGAAACTGGGTCTGAAGATGAATGAGGTGGACTTCTATGAACCATTCATGGATGACCCTGTTCACATCCCCGATAAGCCTTACACAGAAGAGGAGCTGGTTGAATTTGTGAAGGAGCACAAAAGGTATGTAGCAGACAGGATGCTCCTGGCCATGGGAATTTACATGTtgccactccatggactgccaTTTTGATTCTAGTTTGTAGTGGTGACACCACATCTTGTCACTGGTAAAGATGCGGTCCTGGAAACCATAATCTTCAACCTCGTATTGGTTAAACAGGTTCTGTCAAACTTGCATACAGTGTACTTTCTGTTCTAGTGTGAGAATTTGTGAGACCCATCGGGCACAAACTGCAATATTCCAATGTTGCCACCATCATTTCTAATGCACTGAAGCTGGTATTCAGCTCCATGCATAGTTCTGTAGTTGTAATCTGCTGATTcatgtggatgagctgattaagacactcttcatttcatggtatGACAGCTGTATATGACCATCCaaaacatggcttgtctttcacatagCTGTTGCTGCTGATGAAATGCTCCATgtactgcctcactgtgctgacatcccCTGTTTGGTGTCTGCAGATGCTCTATgagtgtcaatgaatgtcattgagtgccatttttttctgcatggaggaattaaatgaCACActttttgcttcatatgctATTCCATATCAGACCCCATTCTGTTAGACcgctcctctgctgccatctgtcacatggtgACAACATGTTACAGAATATTGGTATAaagattcagcctctactgccataaacactgacatcatgggccaaaataataaaataggaggcattactttcagagcaaccttcGTATAAGGGCACAACTACCTATGAGCTGCTATATTAAGGACTGTACTTCCAGCCAGTCTTAGGAAGGGACTGTTCTGTCCTGAGATGTCTCTGAGTTGACGTCACCTCAGTTAGAGTAGTTTTGTGTGCCATACCATAGGAAGGACATAAGTTTGTTATGGAGCAaccaaaggagggctacaaagatggggaagggtctgGTGGGCAGGGtgtatgagaagcagctgaggtcccATGGTTTGTTTGGCCTAGAGCAAAGGAGGCTTAGATGTGGTGCTAAGGTTGAGTGGGCAATATAGAATTATAGAACCACCAATATACTACATCAACGattccctcatccaccaggtgGGGGACTCcatcatagaaggagatcaggttaATCAGTGTTGGTAGTAGGTGGatggtgattctatgagtgtTTGGACATGGGGTTTCAATTTTGGGTAGTGCTGTATGAAGCCAGAAGTTGGGTTCAGTGATCCttgggggtcccttccaactcaggatattctataGTTCTATTGCTTTTGcatccttaaaaataaatacagagcatGAAAGTCACACGGGCTCGTGCAAACTGCATTTCCCAACAGACATCTAAGGGACTTGAAAAGggctgaagaaaagcagggcTATTGATGCTGCTAGGGCACCACAAACAGGGAGATCTGTGttcgcacacacacacagtttaGAGACGGGGGATGCTGAATGCAAGTCTTGCAAACAGatctctgctttttctgaatTATGAAGGGGTCCTCTATCTTCCATGTGCTTCCAGGTCACTTTGCTGACCTCCTGGACTTTCTTCCCATCTTCTCTCTCAAGGTCTTTCTGTCAAGTAGCAACATGAAGAAGATGATTAAACACAGTCAGCTAAATACTATAGCCGAATGAGGCAAGCACTCTATCAGCACAAAATTGCAGTGGAAACACGTGAGTGCACTCAAAAGATCCTTCTCACCGAATTTCCTTTCTCCAAGAGCTGCTAATAGAAAATGGCTAGGCAAAGCATCTGAAAAGCTAGGTACAAGTACAAGATATGCATTCACCCAACATAATCTCCAGTTTCTGTCGAACAGCAATGAGGGCACTTGTTGGGTCAAGATCTGTAGTCCTGTCCTTGTGCTTagtgtttgtttcttcaaattCTGTGGTTATTCTTCAcctcatttctgttttactgcatAAAGTATCCAGATGTAAGTTCTAAAGCTGAATCGTGTAGTGCATCAAAAGAGTATTCCTCTTTGTTCAGTTTATACCAGCTGCCTCATAATCTTACTTACTAGATTCTGTGCTATGAGAAACAATGAGTAGCCTGGTTCACTTCTTGTGAATGGTAAACACTTTTCATACTCCATACTAAATCCCTCTTCAGTCACTTATTTTTCAAGACAAagaattttcatattttacaaaataaaggCCATTAAAACCCCTTTCTTTATCACTGCCATGTTTCCATGTGACTGTTTCAGTTGTTCTATACCATTTCTGTGATGGGATATTCTGGACAACAAATGCACTCAGTGAGGGGGGGGACGCACAGTAGAGTTGTCTATCGCTATAACGATGCGATGTCTTTTGCTCTTTAGCCATTTCCCAGCCGTTTGcaacctttttttgttttgtttgttttgtttttggaactgctgctttctcagtttATGACACCTGGGCCCCTTCCCTTAGAGGCAATAATTAATGGTGACTAATTTGGAGCCCATTGTTGCACCTGTATAATCAGGGCTGTTTTTCTGCAAATGTGTTACTTCCTGTATGTCTATCCATCATGAAGACACTCAGGTCTCTGGAGACACCTTTGTAACTCCTCCCCATCAGGCCTGGTTTGGACCATCTGAATAACTGGATACGAGAAGCAAATGCTGTCATCTTCCTATTTCCCAGCTTTTTTTCAGGTTATGTAAGAATACATTATGCATATGATCCTGCCAAAGCATATGCTGTGAATGTTAACTGGCTCCTCGGAGCCATCAGGAACCTTTAAAAACCTGAACTgcttctcaaaaacaaaactccaaaAAACCTACCAGGCTTTGGccaatttacattttctttccattggttcttatattttttcttgcttgagGTTTTTCTTTGCTCAAACAGAATCTGGGAATTTTTTATGGTAGAGTTACACTGGGGTAAAACTGCTAGAAAAGAACAGAGTCCCATAGGAAAACAAGAGTATGAATGGCCCAGggacagcaaaacaaaagtgaatGGCTCATCTTATGCTCTCAGCCTGGATGAACAATCTGCCATGTGTGGAACTGATGCCCCAGCATGTCCCAGCACAGAGTGGTGTCTCATCTTCCCAGACACAAGGAGTGGCTTCAGCAGCTCCAGTGAAGCCAAGGGCAGAGTTTTATCATCACACATGAAAGTAGATGACCTACCCTGCCCCAGGCTTGCATTCAAAATGTGGTGGCTTGCGGTGCTGAATGGGAACATCAGTCAAATGTGGCCCAGTGAGCTCACCCATGACAGAGGCAGTGTTGCATGTGATGGTGCTGGATATATCCTCAAAGagcctttctgtcttcttttcagaGCCACCTTGCGGAAGCTGCGTCCAGAAGACATGTTTGAGACATGGGTAAGTACATATAAGGATGAAGCCTTGCATCCTCTGCTAGCTTCCAACCAGAAACAAACTCACTCTGGCTACCAAAATGCTGTTCCTAAGCCCCAGCTGCTGGCTAAgcaaaaaaagccacattttcCTAGCAGCATAAAGAATTAATTCCCAAGAAATGGCTTTTCTCTCCCAAAAGTAGAAGTTATTCTCATGTAAGAAACTACTTCAGCCAAGACAAGAGATACCTGTTGTTGAGAATCTCTGTAATGACCATGGGACATTGATGCAGAGCGGTCTTGGCAAGGATCATCTAATGGACGATCCTTTAGATGGAGGAGTCACAGAGATTGTACCAAATGAATGACTCATGGAAACTGTACTGGAGCAACTGTACAAATCAAAATGCAAGCGAGGGCAGGCAGTTCAGCTGATTATATAGATTATGAAGTAAATCATGTGTTGATTGTTCTTCCTGTGGTGGGAGCAAGCTGCAAATCAGCAATTATGGAGAACTAACCAGCAGTTTGgagcagaacacacacacagagctctccTGGTCTGTAAATgtaggggaaggggaaaagggggaaaaataaagaaaaacagtgaattgCAAATTATTCCTTCACTGTGGATGAATAAGACATGAACAGCCATTTAGGGAACTTTAAGTGCCAGCTgaatgctggaaaacaaagctgaacagGTGCTAATAGAAGTTACAGAAGATGCAATCATTCTTCCAGAAATCTCAGTACAGCATTTTTAACGGCATTCACTATATAACACGAAATGCTGTGGGAGTCAGAAGCACCAAAACCCCTGGGAATCTTTAACACAACAAGGCGAGAGGTAATAAACTGTACTGAGAGTTATGAGCCACTTAGGCATGGTAggttttcatttagttttgaaatacagattcTGTGTAGAATACCGCTTCCTACTAAGTCCCTCAAAGTTATTTTCATAGGCTTCGGTAGGACCCAAGTTTTACAGGCAATGATTTTGATTTAATCCTGAATATGTTCTAAAATAACCTCAAGAGAAGTGCATGAATTGTCAGTGGTGGGATATCTGCTTAAAAAACAGCctggaaatacaaaatgttcCTTTGCTACAACACTTGCTTCTACACCACAGCAGGATGGATTCAGGTCTCCCTGAAAGTTCAGAACAGCACCAGTGGTTTCATTGGTCATAGTCGAGTTTAGTTTGCTTCACTGAATGtcagaatatatatgtatttatattggtctatatatatctattccattcatatataatatatatatatgtattttcctgtCTGACATTTCTGCTGGTAAATatggagaaaaaggaatgcTGTAGAATTTTCCAGCCATAAGTGCTCTGAATCTCAGAGAAAAGCTGCCTAGAATACCCCTATGAAAACATATTCCCCAAAGATGCCACCAATGGCCCTACAttagctgttgtttttaaagataatgTTTTCTACTTAatctttcaggttttttttcctttcggtTTTTGATGGTGGCTTTGTCACCTCTGAGctcagaatggaaaagaaattagcATTTAGATGGGAATTTCTTCTCGCATTAAAACCAATTGAAATCAAATCCAGGACCAGCAGTGGGTGAGGAATGTGAAGCCGTTCTGTGGGAGATGACATTCATAGCAGGCAGATGACAAACCAGCTGGCAGATCAATTGGCCTTTGCCAATATCATTACCCATTGCTCACACATCTCAAAGAGAGAAGCAGCCCACTAGCCTGTCATTTCTGTCTTCCATTCATTTGAATCCCAAACTGAGCCTCCTACTCATTGCCTCCTTGCTGTTCACCAAGACCCTGGTCTAGAGCAGAGGACCCTTCACCTCCCAAAGATGCCCAAGTAATCCACATCACCCCCCACAGCATGAGGAAAGCTCCTTTACCAGACTCAAAAGAGCACACTTTAGGGCTGAGCACAGTGAATTTAGGTGACCTGGGGCATGGTAGATGAACACAAATTCCCATGCTAGATGGTCTTCAACCTTGTCAGCAACCAAGGTTTTGCCCCAAACCGTTAGAGAAGCTCTATCACCCTTGCCATTGGACTGCCCACCTCATTTTTAGCCCCAGTTTTTCAGCAATGCTGCCCAGATAACCTGTTTAGGTGCCTGCTACCTCCACAACTCAGCCTTACTTCAGCTTCCATTTCTGGTGTCTCAGTGGTGCCACAGCTAATCTCCTCTTGGAGATGGTGCTGCTTGTTCAAAGGtatcccagcactgctcatcTCCAGCAACAACCCAGACTGTCTTCTCTCTCTGTCCCATCAATAACTGTTTCGTTGTTTGCAGGAAGATGACATGGAAGGAATCCATATCGTGGCCTTTGCTGAAGAAGATGACCCAGGTAGGAGGctgttttcttcactgcatGACTCTTCATCCATCAAGAAGTTGTAGGTCCCCTCCTCAGCCCTCAGAATTGCCACTGCTCATCCCCCCCTTACTATATCTGCTTTATTatgccccctccccacccttgATCCTCAGGACGGGGGTTACCCTCTCTTGCTAACAAGCTCCTCCTTGCTAACAACCCTCACTCACCTCAACAAGCTGATTCTTCAGACTGTTCTACACAGGGTGGACTTAAGTACATGACTGGCTGGAAAAACAGGTGTCATCTCCATCCCAACCTGGCACCTGGAAGTAATCCATCACCTCTGAAGGTGCCACCAAAGCTGTGCCTAGCACAGACCTCTGGTTTAATTGGTGTGGCAGGTCATATGTTTTCCTATAGCCAGCAAGGAAGCTGGGACTTGGGTACCAAGATTTGTCCCCAGTTCTGAATCTGTCTTGTTATGTGAATTGAGAATGTGCTGAGGGCTTGTTCTGTCACATGCATGTGGGAAAACTGTGGGCACAGCTTCCAGCAAAGCCACAGAGTCAGTGATTCTCAATGCCTGCAGCGTGATGAAAAGCTTCGGCCTCTTAAGGGCTGGTCTCCTTCCTCGCCACAAGAAAACAGTTACATTGTTCCACTCCATGGACGGATTATGAGGATTAATTCATGTGTAACTAATTTCAGTACCCGGGGAGGATGGTTCAAATTAAAAGCCTTATTATCAGAAGAAAGAGCGGGGAGACagcattttaatgagaattatAAACAACTCCTGTGTTCATAAGGGGTGAAGGAAGTCAGAAGCCCCGCAAACGAAAGTGTCTGGGTGTTTGCAGGAGAGGGCTGTAGAGgttcttctgtcttttcagaCGGCTTTGAGTTCCTGGAAATCCTGAAGCAGGTTGCCAGGGACAACACTGATAATCCTGACCTGAGCATTGTGTGGATTGACCCTGACGACTTTCCTCTGGTAAGTGGCAGGGGCTggtttccttccttgttttggGATGTGGATGTGGGTGCAGGAGCACAGAAATAGCCTGGGTGCATGCACAGGATGCAAAGGAAGGGGCACTGCACCATGGGCTGTCACTAGAACTGCTCACTTGAGTGATGACTCAGCACCATCCCCAcagacagcatttttctttgccaTGAGCAATGGCCAAGCGCAAGCCATTCAGTTTCTCTTCCATTCCTTCATGTGCTTCCATTCACTGTACCTTCCTCACTGCCCTTCCAGTTGAATTTATGCTAAGGAATATTGCAAAGATCCTTGTTTGAGTTTTGCTTCTTACTCCTGCAGCTCATCACTTACTGGGAGAAGACATTCAAGATTGACCTGTTCAGGCCGCAGATTGGGATTGTGAATGTCACAGACGTGAGTAGCATGCATCCAAAAATACAGTGATCTCATGAATAGAATGCTTGAAATTATGGGatccaaagcagaaagcagtatGTCCGGTGTCTTAGGGCAGCATTTGTCACACCTCTAAGCAGAGAAAGAGGACCAAGGTGGTTTCTGCCACCTGCAATCATGAGAGAGGAACAGACAAGCTAGAAATAGAGCCCTGAGACTTCCAGTCTTTTGCCCTTATTACAAGCTTATGGCATCTCTATTATATTTATTGCAGTTGGCCGTGTTGAAGTCATGTCAAAGCAACATTAAACAGCTATCAGTGGACATGCATAAAAGTAGGACAGTCAGTAGCAAGAGAATTGTGAAAAGCAGTATCAGGCAGGAACATATGCCTTATCATCTGACAGTCACTGAGAGACCTGTAAAAACTCATACATTATCTAGATTTGATATAGTAAATATTTCAGGTTGTTGATTATAGTATTTGCAGATTTAATTTCATTCCTCTTAAGTCTGCTTTCTGTTCCTCAAGAGAGAGATTTAAGAAAGTTTGAGGCTGGCTGGTGATATCTAAAACAAACACTGAGCTCATTTTGCTATTCCAGTGTTACCTCACTGCTTTCGGTAGAGTTACACAGGTACAAAGTAGGGCTTACACAGCGGAGTATAAATAAACACTCCTGTTGGCTTGAGTGGACATAACCTCTGTGACCCTATCACTTCTCTGAAAACCTACCAATACAAACACAGAGCTCCCAGAGGCCCACACTGGCACATCACACTGTCGTGGCTCAGAACTCATACCATGATGCACTTCAGAACATTGCTGCTGCTACTGCACAGCATCCTCTCCATGGTCCTACTTCCCCTACCCTTAACTGAAGGTGTCCCTTTGTGGCATGTGAATGGTCCTGTGCTCTGGAGGCTGATCTTGTTTacagagagaaagcaaggaaggaaaaggagcttATCAAGGCATTTACTCAAGGAACCTATAGGAAAGCAGAGAGACAAATCTAAGCTATGTTCCCTGCCTCTGGCTAATAGCTGCAATTTAGACAGCACCCTTTAACTGCGTTTTAAACAGCATCTTGTTACTGAAtctccccctctcctctccagTTTATGGAAGTAATGTAGTGTAGCATTAGGAACAGGGCAGCAGGCTCACatcaaacacagaacaaacagcGTCATATGCTCTTGTAGACACAACAAGCAGTCCTGCTTCTCACAGCCAGAACCAATAGCCCTACATGGGGAGGGTAGTAGTCCCAACATTTGGGTAGGGTGGTGTTGTGGCTGCTCCTGCCCACATGCTTAGAGAGGAACGTAATGCTACCACCAACCCTGCATCCCATGTGTGGTCCAGCCCTTTCCACAACATTAGCAACAAATCTTATCTCCTCCCGTGTGACTGAGGGTGGCTAATCCCTGTCACCTGTCTCTACAGGCTGACAGTGTCTGGATGGACATCAGAGATGATGATGACCTGCCCACAGCCGAGGAGCTGGAGGACTGGATAGAAGATGTGCTTTCTGGGAAGATAAACACTGAAGATGATGACGACgacgatgatgatgatgacgacgacgatgatgatgatgatgatgatgatgacgatGATGACGACGATGATGATGACGATGATGATGACTAACTGTGACTCTGTACAGTTTGACTTGTGGAGGCCAAGAGGCCTCCCCCTGTGGCAAGTCCCTTCATCAGAAGACCTGTGTTTGAGCATCAGCAAGCACCGCCTGCTCCTTCTTTCCCCCTTGCCCTGCTCCCCCTACCCCTGCTGGGACCCCCGGCCTGATTCTCAGAGGTGCTGAGCCACCAGGACTGCCACCTTTGCAGGTGGCACCGGCAGGTGCCCAGCACCGCTGTAAATCATGCCTCCGTAGAAAGGACAATAGGAATCTGTAGGGAACCTGCCCCAGTGCCCAGTGCAGGAAGAAAGCACCTGCATGCTCACTGCCAAAGGGACACAGGGAGCCAGTTTGTATTTTCCATGCTCATCGGCCCATCATGTACATCCAAAGACCAAATCTCACTCGATACAGAGGGAAGGTCACTGTAAAATTTAGTCCTTTCATTAAACAAAATGCCCTTTGCAGCTACTCTGCCAAGACCACTGGATCCTGAAAGTTCTACTCTAGGAGTGTACAGCTACTCATTAACATACTAAGAGCAGCAACACATTTGAGGGGGGGAAGACAGGTTTAGGAACACTAGCTAGTGTTCCTAAAATAATTGTTAGCAATTCCATAAAATCACAGTATACTCGTACCTGACAGAGGACACCCAACACCTCAGTCCCTGTCTGACACGCTTTCTTTGGGCAAAAAATAGAGTAAGTGCAGGTGGTCTTATATGGGACAGCACAGCTTACAAGTTCTTGAGCCTGGAAGTTTCTGAAT
The Coturnix japonica isolate 7356 chromosome 1, Coturnix japonica 2.1, whole genome shotgun sequence DNA segment above includes these coding regions:
- the CASQ2 gene encoding calsequestrin-2 isoform X1, producing the protein MKATCWILAGFCLLFCCKAEEGLNFPTYDGKDRVIDLNEKNYKSALKKYDMLCLLFHEPVGSDRVSQKQFQMTEMVLELAAQVLEPRSIGFGMVDSKKDAKLAKKLGLVEEGSLYVFKEERLIEFDGELATDVLVEFLLDLLEDPVEVINSKLELQAFDQIDDEIKLIGYFKGEDSEHYKAFEEAAEHFQPYVKFFATFDKGVAKKLGLKMNEVDFYEPFMDDPVHIPDKPYTEEELVEFVKEHKRATLRKLRPEDMFETWEDDMEGIHIVAFAEEDDPDGFEFLEILKQVARDNTDNPDLSIVWIDPDDFPLLITYWEKTFKIDLFRPQIGIVNVTDADSVWMDIRDDDDLPTAEELEDWIEDVLSGKINTEDDDDDDDDDDDDDDDDDDDDDDDDDDDDDDDDD
- the CASQ2 gene encoding calsequestrin-2 isoform X2 is translated as MCTASFGLSDYLAAQVLEPRSIGFGMVDSKKDAKLAKKLGLVEEGSLYVFKEERLIEFDGELATDVLVEFLLDLLEDPVEVINSKLELQAFDQIDDEIKLIGYFKGEDSEHYKAFEEAAEHFQPYVKFFATFDKGVAKKLGLKMNEVDFYEPFMDDPVHIPDKPYTEEELVEFVKEHKRATLRKLRPEDMFETWEDDMEGIHIVAFAEEDDPDGFEFLEILKQVARDNTDNPDLSIVWIDPDDFPLLITYWEKTFKIDLFRPQIGIVNVTDADSVWMDIRDDDDLPTAEELEDWIEDVLSGKINTEDDDDDDDDDDDDDDDDDDDDDDDDDDDDDDDDD